The proteins below are encoded in one region of Oncorhynchus tshawytscha isolate Ot180627B linkage group LG04, Otsh_v2.0, whole genome shotgun sequence:
- the slc14a2 gene encoding urea transporter 2 isoform X1 produces MPGPHRTKDIPKNISSFYSALTQELASAFQSKQEQQPLMANPDPEVSGGGEQKAAQGENAEAGKSAVHTCQQKAKARLLLLLSYISGDMEVFAEWMKKQFFLLQLLDWVLRGAAQVMFVNNPLSGLVIFAGLILQNRWWALNGFVGTLFATISALILQQSRGAIAAGLYGYNGILVGLLMAVFSNAGDWYWWLLLPNIVMSMTCPIVSSALASINSRWDLPVFTLPFNILVCLHMVATGHYNHHFPQVLIQPRTELANITWAEVNVAKLFTAVPVGIGQVYGCDNPWTGGIFMVALFISSPITCAHATIGSAVGMVSGLALAAPFEAIYFGLWGYNCVLACIAIGGMFYALTWQVHLLAITCAFFCAYLGSAIANVMSTFGLPACTWPFCLSALTFLLFTTETNTIFKLPLANVAYPERNLRFFWKLRKKEKLEREEKERDEEKWRAKEQELLGNDKEVLRMERMDGKEKGDGMEGKQINKMMIREEEMIEVALGEVSSMAKNV; encoded by the exons ATGCCTGGACCACATCGCACAAAG GATATTCCCAAGAATATCTCCAGTTTCTATAGTGCCTTAACGCAAGAACTTGCATCTGCATTCCAGTCAAAG CAAGAGCAGCAGCCACTGATGGCCAACCCAGATCCAGAGGTGTCAGGGGGCGGGGAGCAGAAGGCGGCTCAGGGGGAAAACGCCGAGGCTGGGAAGTCTGCAGTCCACACCTGCCAACAGAAGGCCAAGGCCcggctgctactgttactgtcctACATCTCAGGAGACATGGAGGTGTTTGCAGAGTGGATGAAAA AACAGTTCTTCCTGCTCCAGCTGCTAGACTGGGTTCTCCGTGGTGCTGCCCAGGTCATGTTTGTCAACAATCCTCTGAGTGGCCTAGTGATCTTTGCTGGGCTGATCCTGCAGAACCGCTGGTGGGCTCTCAACGGCTTCGTGGGCACACTCTTCGCCACCATCTCTGCCCTCATACTGCAacagagcag GGGTGCGATTGCAGCGGGGCTGTATGGTTACAATGGGATCTTGGTGGGGCTGCTGATGGCTGTGTTCTCTAACGCTGGAGACTGGTACTGGTGGCTCCTACTGCCCAACATCGTCATGTCTATGACCTG ccctaTAGTGTCCAGTGCGTTGGCGTCCATTAACAGTCGTTGGGACCTGCCAGTGTTCACTCTTCCCTTCAACATCCTGGTTTGTCTCCACATGGTGGCTACTggccactacaaccaccacttcCCCCAAGTCCTCATCCAGCCGCGCACAGAACTAGCCAACATCACCTGGGCTGAGGTCAACGTAGCTAAG ctgtTCACAGCAGTGCCAGTAGGTATAGGCCAGGTGTATGGGTGTGATAACCCCTGGACAGGAGGAATCTTCATGGTCGCTCTCTTCATTTCCTCTCCCATCACCTGTGCTCACGCTACCATTGGATCCGCAGTCGGCATGGTctcag GTCTGGCCCTGGCAGCTCCATTTGAGGCGATCTACTTTGGTCTGTGGGGGTATAACTGTGTTCTAGCTTGCATCGCTATTGGAGGGATGTTCTACGCTCTCACCTGGCAGGTACACCTGCTGGCAATCACCTGTG CTTTCTTCTGTGCATATCTGGGCTCAGCCATCGCTAATGTCATGTCCACA TTTGGCCTGCCAGCCTGCACCTGGCCCTTCTGTCTCTCCGCCCTCACCTTCCTTCTGTTTACCACGGAAACCAACACCATATTCAAGCTGCCGCTGGCTAACGTGGCCTACCCAGAGAGGAACCTGCGCTTCTTCTGGAAGCTCCGAAAGAAGGAgaagctggagagagaggagaaggaaagagatgaggAAAAGTGGAGGGCAAAGGAGCAGGAGCTGCTAGGTAACGATAAAGAGGTGCTGAGGATGGAGAGAATGGATGGCAAAGAGAAGGGTGATGGGATGGAAGGCAAGCAGATTAATAAAATGATGATTCGGGAGGAAGAGATGATAGAGGTGGCCTTGGGTGAAGTGAGCAGCATGGCAAAAAATGTCTGA
- the slc14a2 gene encoding urea transporter 2 isoform X4, with protein MANPDPEVSGGGEQKAAQGENAEAGKSAVHTCQQKAKARLLLLLSYISGDMEVFAEWMKKQFFLLQLLDWVLRGAAQVMFVNNPLSGLVIFAGLILQNRWWALNGFVGTLFATISALILQQSRGAIAAGLYGYNGILVGLLMAVFSNAGDWYWWLLLPNIVMSMTCPIVSSALASINSRWDLPVFTLPFNILVCLHMVATGHYNHHFPQVLIQPRTELANITWAEVNVAKLFTAVPVGIGQVYGCDNPWTGGIFMVALFISSPITCAHATIGSAVGMVSGLALAAPFEAIYFGLWGYNCVLACIAIGGMFYALTWQVHLLAITCAFFCAYLGSAIANVMSTFGLPACTWPFCLSALTFLLFTTETNTIFKLPLANVAYPERNLRFFWKLRKKEKLEREEKERDEEKWRAKEQELLGNDKEVLRMERMDGKEKGDGMEGKQINKMMIREEEMIEVALGEVSSMAKNV; from the exons ATGGCCAACCCAGATCCAGAGGTGTCAGGGGGCGGGGAGCAGAAGGCGGCTCAGGGGGAAAACGCCGAGGCTGGGAAGTCTGCAGTCCACACCTGCCAACAGAAGGCCAAGGCCcggctgctactgttactgtcctACATCTCAGGAGACATGGAGGTGTTTGCAGAGTGGATGAAAA AACAGTTCTTCCTGCTCCAGCTGCTAGACTGGGTTCTCCGTGGTGCTGCCCAGGTCATGTTTGTCAACAATCCTCTGAGTGGCCTAGTGATCTTTGCTGGGCTGATCCTGCAGAACCGCTGGTGGGCTCTCAACGGCTTCGTGGGCACACTCTTCGCCACCATCTCTGCCCTCATACTGCAacagagcag GGGTGCGATTGCAGCGGGGCTGTATGGTTACAATGGGATCTTGGTGGGGCTGCTGATGGCTGTGTTCTCTAACGCTGGAGACTGGTACTGGTGGCTCCTACTGCCCAACATCGTCATGTCTATGACCTG ccctaTAGTGTCCAGTGCGTTGGCGTCCATTAACAGTCGTTGGGACCTGCCAGTGTTCACTCTTCCCTTCAACATCCTGGTTTGTCTCCACATGGTGGCTACTggccactacaaccaccacttcCCCCAAGTCCTCATCCAGCCGCGCACAGAACTAGCCAACATCACCTGGGCTGAGGTCAACGTAGCTAAG ctgtTCACAGCAGTGCCAGTAGGTATAGGCCAGGTGTATGGGTGTGATAACCCCTGGACAGGAGGAATCTTCATGGTCGCTCTCTTCATTTCCTCTCCCATCACCTGTGCTCACGCTACCATTGGATCCGCAGTCGGCATGGTctcag GTCTGGCCCTGGCAGCTCCATTTGAGGCGATCTACTTTGGTCTGTGGGGGTATAACTGTGTTCTAGCTTGCATCGCTATTGGAGGGATGTTCTACGCTCTCACCTGGCAGGTACACCTGCTGGCAATCACCTGTG CTTTCTTCTGTGCATATCTGGGCTCAGCCATCGCTAATGTCATGTCCACA TTTGGCCTGCCAGCCTGCACCTGGCCCTTCTGTCTCTCCGCCCTCACCTTCCTTCTGTTTACCACGGAAACCAACACCATATTCAAGCTGCCGCTGGCTAACGTGGCCTACCCAGAGAGGAACCTGCGCTTCTTCTGGAAGCTCCGAAAGAAGGAgaagctggagagagaggagaaggaaagagatgaggAAAAGTGGAGGGCAAAGGAGCAGGAGCTGCTAGGTAACGATAAAGAGGTGCTGAGGATGGAGAGAATGGATGGCAAAGAGAAGGGTGATGGGATGGAAGGCAAGCAGATTAATAAAATGATGATTCGGGAGGAAGAGATGATAGAGGTGGCCTTGGGTGAAGTGAGCAGCATGGCAAAAAATGTCTGA
- the slc14a2 gene encoding urea transporter 2 isoform X5 yields the protein MPGPHRTKDIPKNISSFYSALTQELASAFQSKQEQQPLMANPDPEVSGGGEQKAAQGENAEAGKSAVHTCQQKAKARLLLLLSYISGDMEVFAEWMKKQFFLLQLLDWVLRGAAQVMFVNNPLSGLVIFAGLILQNRWWALNGFVGTLFATISALILQQSRGAIAAGLYGYNGILVGLLMAVFSNAGDWYWWLLLPNIVMSMTCPIVSSALASINSRWDLPVFTLPFNILVCLHMVATGHYNHHFPQVLIQPRTELANITWAEVNVAKLFTAVPVGIGQVYGCDNPWTGGIFMVALFISSPITCAHATIGSAVGMVSGLALAAPFEAIYFGLWGYNCVLACIAIGGMFYALTWQVHLLAITCAFFCAYLGSAIANVMSTFGLPACTWPFCLSALTFLLFTTETNTIFKLPLANVAYPERNLRFFWKLRKKEKLEREEKERDEEKWRAKEQELLARARI from the exons ATGCCTGGACCACATCGCACAAAG GATATTCCCAAGAATATCTCCAGTTTCTATAGTGCCTTAACGCAAGAACTTGCATCTGCATTCCAGTCAAAG CAAGAGCAGCAGCCACTGATGGCCAACCCAGATCCAGAGGTGTCAGGGGGCGGGGAGCAGAAGGCGGCTCAGGGGGAAAACGCCGAGGCTGGGAAGTCTGCAGTCCACACCTGCCAACAGAAGGCCAAGGCCcggctgctactgttactgtcctACATCTCAGGAGACATGGAGGTGTTTGCAGAGTGGATGAAAA AACAGTTCTTCCTGCTCCAGCTGCTAGACTGGGTTCTCCGTGGTGCTGCCCAGGTCATGTTTGTCAACAATCCTCTGAGTGGCCTAGTGATCTTTGCTGGGCTGATCCTGCAGAACCGCTGGTGGGCTCTCAACGGCTTCGTGGGCACACTCTTCGCCACCATCTCTGCCCTCATACTGCAacagagcag GGGTGCGATTGCAGCGGGGCTGTATGGTTACAATGGGATCTTGGTGGGGCTGCTGATGGCTGTGTTCTCTAACGCTGGAGACTGGTACTGGTGGCTCCTACTGCCCAACATCGTCATGTCTATGACCTG ccctaTAGTGTCCAGTGCGTTGGCGTCCATTAACAGTCGTTGGGACCTGCCAGTGTTCACTCTTCCCTTCAACATCCTGGTTTGTCTCCACATGGTGGCTACTggccactacaaccaccacttcCCCCAAGTCCTCATCCAGCCGCGCACAGAACTAGCCAACATCACCTGGGCTGAGGTCAACGTAGCTAAG ctgtTCACAGCAGTGCCAGTAGGTATAGGCCAGGTGTATGGGTGTGATAACCCCTGGACAGGAGGAATCTTCATGGTCGCTCTCTTCATTTCCTCTCCCATCACCTGTGCTCACGCTACCATTGGATCCGCAGTCGGCATGGTctcag GTCTGGCCCTGGCAGCTCCATTTGAGGCGATCTACTTTGGTCTGTGGGGGTATAACTGTGTTCTAGCTTGCATCGCTATTGGAGGGATGTTCTACGCTCTCACCTGGCAGGTACACCTGCTGGCAATCACCTGTG CTTTCTTCTGTGCATATCTGGGCTCAGCCATCGCTAATGTCATGTCCACA TTTGGCCTGCCAGCCTGCACCTGGCCCTTCTGTCTCTCCGCCCTCACCTTCCTTCTGTTTACCACGGAAACCAACACCATATTCAAGCTGCCGCTGGCTAACGTGGCCTACCCAGAGAGGAACCTGCGCTTCTTCTGGAAGCTCCGAAAGAAGGAgaagctggagagagaggagaaggaaagagatgaggAAAAGTGGAGGGCAAAGGAGCAGGAGCTGCTAG ccagagctcggattTGA
- the slc14a2 gene encoding urea transporter 2 isoform X3: MPGPHRTKDIPKNISSFYSALTQELASAFQSKQEQQPLMANPDPEVSGGGEQKAAQGENAEAGKSAVHTCQQKAKARLLLLLSYISGDMEVFAEWMKKQFFLLQLLDWVLRGAAQVMFVNNPLSGLVIFAGLILQNRWWALNGFVGTLFATISALILQQSRGAIAAGLYGYNGILVGLLMAVFSNAGDWYWWLLLPNIVMSMTCPIVSSALASINSRWDLPVFTLPFNILVCLHMVATGHYNHHFPQVLIQPRTELANITWAEVNVAKLFTAVPVGIGQVYGCDNPWTGGIFMVALFISSPITCAHATIGSAVGMVSGLALAAPFEAIYFGLWGYNCVLACIAIGGMFYALTWQVHLLAITCAFFCAYLGSAIANVMSTFGLPACTWPFCLSALTFLLFTTETNTIFKLPLANVAYPERNLRFFWKLRKKEKLEREEKERDEEKWRAKEQELLELGFEPDFSIFGKT; this comes from the exons ATGCCTGGACCACATCGCACAAAG GATATTCCCAAGAATATCTCCAGTTTCTATAGTGCCTTAACGCAAGAACTTGCATCTGCATTCCAGTCAAAG CAAGAGCAGCAGCCACTGATGGCCAACCCAGATCCAGAGGTGTCAGGGGGCGGGGAGCAGAAGGCGGCTCAGGGGGAAAACGCCGAGGCTGGGAAGTCTGCAGTCCACACCTGCCAACAGAAGGCCAAGGCCcggctgctactgttactgtcctACATCTCAGGAGACATGGAGGTGTTTGCAGAGTGGATGAAAA AACAGTTCTTCCTGCTCCAGCTGCTAGACTGGGTTCTCCGTGGTGCTGCCCAGGTCATGTTTGTCAACAATCCTCTGAGTGGCCTAGTGATCTTTGCTGGGCTGATCCTGCAGAACCGCTGGTGGGCTCTCAACGGCTTCGTGGGCACACTCTTCGCCACCATCTCTGCCCTCATACTGCAacagagcag GGGTGCGATTGCAGCGGGGCTGTATGGTTACAATGGGATCTTGGTGGGGCTGCTGATGGCTGTGTTCTCTAACGCTGGAGACTGGTACTGGTGGCTCCTACTGCCCAACATCGTCATGTCTATGACCTG ccctaTAGTGTCCAGTGCGTTGGCGTCCATTAACAGTCGTTGGGACCTGCCAGTGTTCACTCTTCCCTTCAACATCCTGGTTTGTCTCCACATGGTGGCTACTggccactacaaccaccacttcCCCCAAGTCCTCATCCAGCCGCGCACAGAACTAGCCAACATCACCTGGGCTGAGGTCAACGTAGCTAAG ctgtTCACAGCAGTGCCAGTAGGTATAGGCCAGGTGTATGGGTGTGATAACCCCTGGACAGGAGGAATCTTCATGGTCGCTCTCTTCATTTCCTCTCCCATCACCTGTGCTCACGCTACCATTGGATCCGCAGTCGGCATGGTctcag GTCTGGCCCTGGCAGCTCCATTTGAGGCGATCTACTTTGGTCTGTGGGGGTATAACTGTGTTCTAGCTTGCATCGCTATTGGAGGGATGTTCTACGCTCTCACCTGGCAGGTACACCTGCTGGCAATCACCTGTG CTTTCTTCTGTGCATATCTGGGCTCAGCCATCGCTAATGTCATGTCCACA TTTGGCCTGCCAGCCTGCACCTGGCCCTTCTGTCTCTCCGCCCTCACCTTCCTTCTGTTTACCACGGAAACCAACACCATATTCAAGCTGCCGCTGGCTAACGTGGCCTACCCAGAGAGGAACCTGCGCTTCTTCTGGAAGCTCCGAAAGAAGGAgaagctggagagagaggagaaggaaagagatgaggAAAAGTGGAGGGCAAAGGAGCAGGAGCTGCTAG agctcggattTGAACCCGATTTTAGCATctttggaaagacctga
- the slc14a2 gene encoding urea transporter 2 isoform X6, protein MFVNNPLSGLVIFAGLILQNRWWALNGFVGTLFATISALILQQSRGAIAAGLYGYNGILVGLLMAVFSNAGDWYWWLLLPNIVMSMTCPIVSSALASINSRWDLPVFTLPFNILVCLHMVATGHYNHHFPQVLIQPRTELANITWAEVNVAKLFTAVPVGIGQVYGCDNPWTGGIFMVALFISSPITCAHATIGSAVGMVSGLALAAPFEAIYFGLWGYNCVLACIAIGGMFYALTWQVHLLAITCAFFCAYLGSAIANVMSTFGLPACTWPFCLSALTFLLFTTETNTIFKLPLANVAYPERNLRFFWKLRKKEKLEREEKERDEEKWRAKEQELLGNDKEVLRMERMDGKEKGDGMEGKQINKMMIREEEMIEVALGEVSSMAKNV, encoded by the exons ATGTTTGTCAACAATCCTCTGAGTGGCCTAGTGATCTTTGCTGGGCTGATCCTGCAGAACCGCTGGTGGGCTCTCAACGGCTTCGTGGGCACACTCTTCGCCACCATCTCTGCCCTCATACTGCAacagagcag GGGTGCGATTGCAGCGGGGCTGTATGGTTACAATGGGATCTTGGTGGGGCTGCTGATGGCTGTGTTCTCTAACGCTGGAGACTGGTACTGGTGGCTCCTACTGCCCAACATCGTCATGTCTATGACCTG ccctaTAGTGTCCAGTGCGTTGGCGTCCATTAACAGTCGTTGGGACCTGCCAGTGTTCACTCTTCCCTTCAACATCCTGGTTTGTCTCCACATGGTGGCTACTggccactacaaccaccacttcCCCCAAGTCCTCATCCAGCCGCGCACAGAACTAGCCAACATCACCTGGGCTGAGGTCAACGTAGCTAAG ctgtTCACAGCAGTGCCAGTAGGTATAGGCCAGGTGTATGGGTGTGATAACCCCTGGACAGGAGGAATCTTCATGGTCGCTCTCTTCATTTCCTCTCCCATCACCTGTGCTCACGCTACCATTGGATCCGCAGTCGGCATGGTctcag GTCTGGCCCTGGCAGCTCCATTTGAGGCGATCTACTTTGGTCTGTGGGGGTATAACTGTGTTCTAGCTTGCATCGCTATTGGAGGGATGTTCTACGCTCTCACCTGGCAGGTACACCTGCTGGCAATCACCTGTG CTTTCTTCTGTGCATATCTGGGCTCAGCCATCGCTAATGTCATGTCCACA TTTGGCCTGCCAGCCTGCACCTGGCCCTTCTGTCTCTCCGCCCTCACCTTCCTTCTGTTTACCACGGAAACCAACACCATATTCAAGCTGCCGCTGGCTAACGTGGCCTACCCAGAGAGGAACCTGCGCTTCTTCTGGAAGCTCCGAAAGAAGGAgaagctggagagagaggagaaggaaagagatgaggAAAAGTGGAGGGCAAAGGAGCAGGAGCTGCTAGGTAACGATAAAGAGGTGCTGAGGATGGAGAGAATGGATGGCAAAGAGAAGGGTGATGGGATGGAAGGCAAGCAGATTAATAAAATGATGATTCGGGAGGAAGAGATGATAGAGGTGGCCTTGGGTGAAGTGAGCAGCATGGCAAAAAATGTCTGA
- the slc14a2 gene encoding urea transporter 2 isoform X2, whose translation MPGPHRTKQEQQPLMANPDPEVSGGGEQKAAQGENAEAGKSAVHTCQQKAKARLLLLLSYISGDMEVFAEWMKKQFFLLQLLDWVLRGAAQVMFVNNPLSGLVIFAGLILQNRWWALNGFVGTLFATISALILQQSRGAIAAGLYGYNGILVGLLMAVFSNAGDWYWWLLLPNIVMSMTCPIVSSALASINSRWDLPVFTLPFNILVCLHMVATGHYNHHFPQVLIQPRTELANITWAEVNVAKLFTAVPVGIGQVYGCDNPWTGGIFMVALFISSPITCAHATIGSAVGMVSGLALAAPFEAIYFGLWGYNCVLACIAIGGMFYALTWQVHLLAITCAFFCAYLGSAIANVMSTFGLPACTWPFCLSALTFLLFTTETNTIFKLPLANVAYPERNLRFFWKLRKKEKLEREEKERDEEKWRAKEQELLGNDKEVLRMERMDGKEKGDGMEGKQINKMMIREEEMIEVALGEVSSMAKNV comes from the exons ATGCCTGGACCACATCGCACAAAG CAAGAGCAGCAGCCACTGATGGCCAACCCAGATCCAGAGGTGTCAGGGGGCGGGGAGCAGAAGGCGGCTCAGGGGGAAAACGCCGAGGCTGGGAAGTCTGCAGTCCACACCTGCCAACAGAAGGCCAAGGCCcggctgctactgttactgtcctACATCTCAGGAGACATGGAGGTGTTTGCAGAGTGGATGAAAA AACAGTTCTTCCTGCTCCAGCTGCTAGACTGGGTTCTCCGTGGTGCTGCCCAGGTCATGTTTGTCAACAATCCTCTGAGTGGCCTAGTGATCTTTGCTGGGCTGATCCTGCAGAACCGCTGGTGGGCTCTCAACGGCTTCGTGGGCACACTCTTCGCCACCATCTCTGCCCTCATACTGCAacagagcag GGGTGCGATTGCAGCGGGGCTGTATGGTTACAATGGGATCTTGGTGGGGCTGCTGATGGCTGTGTTCTCTAACGCTGGAGACTGGTACTGGTGGCTCCTACTGCCCAACATCGTCATGTCTATGACCTG ccctaTAGTGTCCAGTGCGTTGGCGTCCATTAACAGTCGTTGGGACCTGCCAGTGTTCACTCTTCCCTTCAACATCCTGGTTTGTCTCCACATGGTGGCTACTggccactacaaccaccacttcCCCCAAGTCCTCATCCAGCCGCGCACAGAACTAGCCAACATCACCTGGGCTGAGGTCAACGTAGCTAAG ctgtTCACAGCAGTGCCAGTAGGTATAGGCCAGGTGTATGGGTGTGATAACCCCTGGACAGGAGGAATCTTCATGGTCGCTCTCTTCATTTCCTCTCCCATCACCTGTGCTCACGCTACCATTGGATCCGCAGTCGGCATGGTctcag GTCTGGCCCTGGCAGCTCCATTTGAGGCGATCTACTTTGGTCTGTGGGGGTATAACTGTGTTCTAGCTTGCATCGCTATTGGAGGGATGTTCTACGCTCTCACCTGGCAGGTACACCTGCTGGCAATCACCTGTG CTTTCTTCTGTGCATATCTGGGCTCAGCCATCGCTAATGTCATGTCCACA TTTGGCCTGCCAGCCTGCACCTGGCCCTTCTGTCTCTCCGCCCTCACCTTCCTTCTGTTTACCACGGAAACCAACACCATATTCAAGCTGCCGCTGGCTAACGTGGCCTACCCAGAGAGGAACCTGCGCTTCTTCTGGAAGCTCCGAAAGAAGGAgaagctggagagagaggagaaggaaagagatgaggAAAAGTGGAGGGCAAAGGAGCAGGAGCTGCTAGGTAACGATAAAGAGGTGCTGAGGATGGAGAGAATGGATGGCAAAGAGAAGGGTGATGGGATGGAAGGCAAGCAGATTAATAAAATGATGATTCGGGAGGAAGAGATGATAGAGGTGGCCTTGGGTGAAGTGAGCAGCATGGCAAAAAATGTCTGA